The DNA sequence AGACCATTCGCGTTTGGTAGTGGGAACAGTTCCGGTTCTAAAGCCACGTGAGGTGGCTGCGCTGCTTGAAGCGCTAGGCTTTCAGGAAATTCGACAGCGTGGCTCGCACAAGCAGTATCGCCACAGCGACGGGCGCGGAACCACGGTCCCTTTCCACAAGGGGCACGA is a window from the Candidatus Limnocylindrales bacterium genome containing:
- a CDS encoding type II toxin-antitoxin system HicA family toxin encodes the protein MAALLEALGFQEIRQRGSHKQYRHSDGRGTTVPFHKGHDISPTLLRKIARDIGLTVDELLAGR